Proteins encoded in a region of the Vicia villosa cultivar HV-30 ecotype Madison, WI linkage group LG5, Vvil1.0, whole genome shotgun sequence genome:
- the LOC131607161 gene encoding glucan endo-1,3-beta-glucosidase-like, whose product MSIILVFIGVLLSSTAVEFTGAQSVGVCYGGNGNNLPANKQVVIDLYKSNGIGKIRLFNPDDGALQALKNSNIEVILGIPNNVLQSLTNAQAAADWVNKNVKPYYPSVKIKYIAVGNEIHANSPEASSVLPALQNIQNAITSSNLGQIKVSTAIDTTLIGKSYPPNDGAFSDGSVGYIRPIVNFLASNGLPLLANVYPYFAYANNQQNIGLDYALFTKQGNNEVGYQNLFDAILDSIYAALEKVGGSNVKIVVSESGWPSEGGPGASAGNAGTYYGNLIKHAKGGTPKRPNGPIETYLFAMFDENQKGGAETEKHFGLFRPDQSPKYQLSFN is encoded by the exons ATGTCTATCATATTGGTGTTTATTGGAGTATTATTATCTTCCACTGCAGTAGAGTTTACGG GTGCACAATCCGTAGGCGTTTGTTATGGAGGAAATGGAAATAATCTCCCAGCAAATAAGCAAGTAGTGATAGATTTATACAAATCAAATGGAATTGGCAAAATCCGCTTATTCAATCCAGATGACGGAGCACTTCAAGCCCTAAAAAATTCAAACATAGAAGTAATCCTCGGCATCCCGAACAACGTACTTCAATCACTCACAAATGCTCAAGCCGCAGCTGATTGGGTCAACAAAAACGTAAAACCCTATTATCCAAGTGTCAAAATCAAATACATTGCGGTCGGGAACGAAATTCACGCTAATTCGCCTGAAGCGAGTTCAGTTCTTCCCGCATTGCAAAACATTCAAAACGCAATAACTTCATCCAATTTAGGACAAATTAAAGTGTCTACCGCGATAGACACAACTCTAATTGGAAAATCTTATCCACCAAACGATGGCGCTTTTAGCGACGGCTCAGTTGGTTACATAAGGCCTATTGTTAACTTTTTAGCTAGCAATGGTTTACCACTTCTTGCTAATGTGTATCCTTATTTCGCATATGCTAATAACCAACAAAACATTGGTCTTGACTATGCTTTGTTTACAAAACAAGGGAATAATGAAGTTGGGTACCAAAATTTGTTTGATGCAATTTTGGACTCAATTTATGCTGCTCTTGAAAAGGTAGGGGGTTCTAATGTGAAGATTGTTGTGTCTGAAAGTGGATGGCCATCTGAAGGTGGACCTGGAGCTAGTGCTGGAAATGCTGGAACATATTATGGGAATTTGATTAAGCATGCTAAGGGTGGGACTCCTAAGAGGCCTAATGGACCTATTGAGACTTATCTTTTTGCCATGTTTGATGAAAATCAGAAGGGAGGTGCTGAAACTGAGAAACACTTTGGACTCTTTAGGCCTGATCAATCACCTAAGTATCAACTAAGTTTCAATTGa
- the LOC131607160 gene encoding glucan endo-1,3-beta-glucosidase-like: MSIIFVLVGILLSSTAVEFTGAQSVGVCYGGNGNNLPTKQAVIDLYKSKGIGKIRLYNPDAGVLQALKNSNIEVILGVPNDVLKSLTNAQAATNWVNTNVKPYYPSVKIKYIAVGNEIHADSAEASSVLPALQNIQNAISSSNLGQIKVSTAIDTTLIGKSYPPNDGAFSDGSVGYIRPIINFLVRNSSPLLANVYPYFSYVNNQQSIGLDYALFTKAGKNEVGYQNLFDAILDSIYAALEKVGGSNVKIVVSESGWPSEGGTAASAGNAGTYYGNLIKHAKGGTPKRPNGPIETYLFAMFDENQKPGAEIERHFGLFRPDKSPKYQLSFN; this comes from the exons ATGTCTATCATATTTGTGCTTGTTGGAATATTATTATCTTCCACTGCAGTAGAGTTTACAG GTGCACAATCCGTAGGTGTTTGTTATGGAGGAAATGGAAATAATCTCCCAACAAAGCAAGCAGTGATTGATTTATACAAATCAAAAGGAATTGGCAAAATCCGCCTATACAATCCAGATGCAGGAGTACTTCAAGCCCTAAAAAATTCAAACATAGAAGTAATCCTCGGCGTCCCAAACGACGTTCTTAAATCACTTACAAATGCTCAAGCCGCCACTAATTGGGTCAACACAAACGTAAAACCCTATTATCCAAGTGTCAAAATCAAATACATTGCGGTTGGGAATGAAATTCACGCCGATTCGGCCGAAGCGAGTTCAGTTCTCCCCGCATTGCAAAACATTCAGAATGCGATATCTTCGTCAAATTTAGGCCAGATTAAAGTTTCTACTGCGATAGACACAACTCTAATTGGAAAATCTTACCCACCAAACGACGGCGCTTTTAGCGACGGTTCAGTTGGTTACATAAGGCCTATTATTAACTTTTTAGTTAGAAACAGTTCACCACTTCTTGCTAATGTGTACCCTTATTTCTCATACGTTAATAACCAACAAAGCATTGGTCTTGACTATGCTTTGTTTACAAAAGCAGGGAAAAATGAAGTTGGGTACCAAAATTTGTTTGATGCAATTTTGGACTCAATTTATGCTGCTCTTGAAAAGGTAGGGGGTTCTAATGTGAAGATTGTTGTGTCTGAAAGTGGTTGGCCATCTGAAGGTGGAACTGCAGCTAGTGCTGGAAATGCTGGAACATATTATGGGAATTTGATTAAGCATGCTAAGGGTGGGACTCCTAAGAGGCCTAATGGACCTATTGAGACTTATCTTTTTGCTATGTTTGATGAAAATCAGAAACCAGGTGCTGAAATTGAGAGACACTTTGGACTCTTTAGGCCTGATAAATCACCTAAGTATCAACTAAGTTTCAATTGA